A genomic window from Chloroflexota bacterium includes:
- a CDS encoding class I SAM-dependent methyltransferase: MKERDEVAEANERHWERMVREGCGFTIPWLDLDPDVVRAFAEGRIDSAPGPLEEMTPRGILAGVEGRDVLCLACGGGQQSAVFALLGARVTVVDLAQGQLEGDRRAAAHYGVEIRTIHADMRDLSMLDDESFDLVYGTAICYVPDARQVYAEVARVLRPGGLYRVDWRQPALHFVAWDGGGYRITKPYSERVDPREDGAIEFRHYMDDIFNGLVEVGLSIRHVEDVSRAVPPDPQAPAGSWDHERAYVGGEFVIVARKERPIPR; encoded by the coding sequence ATGAAGGAAAGAGACGAAGTCGCAGAGGCGAACGAGCGTCACTGGGAGCGAATGGTGCGGGAGGGGTGCGGGTTCACCATCCCCTGGCTGGACCTGGATCCCGATGTGGTGCGGGCGTTCGCTGAGGGCAGGATAGACTCCGCGCCGGGGCCGCTGGAGGAGATGACGCCCCGCGGCATCCTCGCCGGCGTCGAGGGCAGGGACGTGCTCTGCCTGGCGTGCGGTGGTGGGCAGCAGTCGGCCGTGTTCGCCTTGCTCGGCGCGCGGGTGACCGTGGTCGATCTGGCTCAGGGGCAGCTTGAGGGGGACCGGAGGGCGGCGGCGCATTACGGCGTCGAGATCCGGACGATCCACGCGGACATGCGGGATCTCTCCATGCTGGACGACGAATCCTTCGATCTCGTGTACGGGACGGCCATCTGCTACGTCCCCGATGCCCGGCAGGTGTACGCGGAGGTCGCCCGGGTGCTGAGGCCGGGCGGGTTGTATCGCGTGGATTGGAGGCAGCCGGCGCTCCACTTCGTGGCGTGGGATGGGGGTGGCTACCGGATCACGAAGCCCTACTCCGAAAGGGTTGACCCGCGAGAGGACGGTGCGATCGAGTTCCGGCACTACATGGACGACATCTTTAACGGGCTCGTCGAGGTCGGGCTGTCGATCCGACATGTGGAGGACGTCTCCCGGGCGGTTCCGCCCGATCCGCAGGCCCCCGCCGGGAGCTGGGACCACGAGCGGGCCTACGTCGGCGGGGAATTCGTCATCGTCGCACGGAAGGAACGGCCAATCCCACGGTGA
- a CDS encoding metallophosphoesterase produces the protein MRILTISDRVVPILYSPHILTRLGKIDLVLSCGDLPFYYLDFVSSMLGAPCYYVFGNHAQGLELGLEPPIRRFVGGDLDGRLVYERGILIAGLEGAYRYNRNPRFQYTEREMWLKIARLIPSLLAARLRYGRYLDILITHAPPRGIHDGPDRAHTGFVSFLTFMRWFRPRYLIHGHKHVYRPDEQTRTVYQDTVVINTYGFRVLEIEEHEGRRARPRRSSVLRA, from the coding sequence ATGCGTATTTTAACCATTAGCGATCGAGTTGTGCCGATTTTGTACAGCCCCCATATCCTGACTCGACTTGGGAAGATCGACCTGGTGCTGAGCTGTGGAGATCTCCCCTTCTACTATCTCGATTTCGTCTCCAGCATGCTGGGCGCGCCCTGCTACTATGTCTTCGGGAATCATGCCCAGGGGTTGGAGCTGGGGTTGGAGCCCCCCATCCGTCGGTTCGTGGGCGGCGATCTGGACGGCCGCCTGGTCTACGAGCGAGGGATCCTGATCGCCGGGCTGGAGGGAGCGTACCGATACAATCGCAATCCTCGTTTCCAGTACACGGAGCGCGAGATGTGGCTGAAGATCGCTCGCCTGATCCCCAGCCTGCTGGCGGCACGCCTCCGGTACGGTCGATACCTGGACATCCTCATCACCCACGCGCCGCCGCGAGGGATCCACGATGGGCCGGATCGGGCGCATACCGGGTTCGTCTCGTTCCTGACCTTCATGCGTTGGTTCCGGCCGAGGTATCTGATCCACGGCCACAAGCACGTGTACCGCCCTGATGAGCAGACGAGGACGGTCTATCAGGACACCGTCGTCATCAACACCTATGGGTTCCGCGTCCTGGAGATCGAGGAACACGAGGGACGCCGGGCACGGCCGCGTCGATCATCCGTGTTGCGTGCCTGA
- a CDS encoding LOG family protein: MTGKIVSIFGSARTPEGTAAWQQAYELGRRLARAGWIVANGGYDGTMAAVSRGAREAGGHVIGVTCAAFDPLPPNPWLSEERRMPTLIARLEAITSLGDAFIALPGGIGTLTEVTLVWSLLQTGSLSPRPFVLIGSPWAGLVDAFKRHTEMGDSILALARLAADVDEAVAFLG, from the coding sequence ATGACAGGGAAGATCGTGTCGATATTCGGCAGCGCGAGGACGCCGGAGGGGACGGCGGCCTGGCAGCAGGCATATGAGCTGGGGCGGCGCCTGGCTCGGGCGGGTTGGATCGTCGCCAACGGCGGATACGACGGCACGATGGCGGCCGTCAGCCGGGGAGCCCGGGAGGCGGGCGGACACGTCATCGGCGTCACCTGCGCCGCCTTCGACCCGCTTCCGCCCAACCCGTGGTTGAGCGAGGAGCGCAGGATGCCCACGCTGATCGCCCGCCTGGAGGCGATCACGTCGCTGGGGGACGCCTTCATCGCGCTGCCGGGCGGCATCGGCACCCTGACCGAGGTGACGCTGGTGTGGAGCCTGCTCCAGACGGGCAGCCTGTCCCCGCGGCCCTTCGTCCTGATCGGCTCGCCATGGGCCGGGCTGGTGGACGCGTTCAAGCGCCACACGGAGATGGGCGATTCCATCCTGGCGCTGGCCCGGCTGGCCGCCGATGTGGACGAGGCGGTGGCGTTTCTGGGATGA
- a CDS encoding proline--tRNA ligase gives MAEKITPRSQDFARWYTDVVQRADMADYAPVRGCMVIKPYGYALWENIQSALDRRFKATGHVNAYFPLFIPMSFLQKEAEHVEGFSPELAVVTHGGGEELEEPLAVRPTSETIIGHMYAQWIRSYRDLPVLINQWANVVRWEKRTRLFLRTTEFLWQEGHTAHATEEEAMEETLRILDLYTDFAVNEAAVPVIPGQKSEREKFAGAVASYTIEAMMGNGWALQAGTSHFLGQNFARAFDIKFLDQNNELQYVWTTSWGLSTRFIGGIIMVHGDDQGLILPPRLAPYQVVIVPIWRNDEERATVLEAGQKIAAELLDADVRVRFDDRDNVSPGFKFNDWEMRGVPLRIEIGPRDVEQRQVVFARRDVPGREGKRVVSQDGLVAQVQAMLEAIQATLLERAIRFRDENTHRAESYGEFKEILKTQGGFIRVHWAGTSEDEDRIKEETKATIRCFPLDAPEGRGRCFYTGQETDRIAIFARAY, from the coding sequence ATGGCTGAGAAGATCACACCGAGGAGTCAGGACTTCGCTCGCTGGTATACGGATGTGGTGCAGCGGGCGGACATGGCCGACTACGCTCCCGTGCGGGGGTGCATGGTCATCAAACCGTACGGCTACGCGCTTTGGGAGAACATCCAGAGCGCGCTGGATCGCCGGTTCAAGGCAACGGGACACGTCAACGCCTACTTCCCCCTCTTCATCCCCATGAGCTTCCTGCAGAAGGAAGCCGAGCACGTCGAGGGATTCTCGCCCGAGCTGGCGGTGGTCACCCATGGCGGCGGCGAGGAACTGGAGGAGCCGCTGGCCGTCCGCCCCACCTCGGAGACCATCATCGGGCACATGTACGCGCAGTGGATCCGGTCCTACCGAGACCTGCCCGTCCTCATCAACCAGTGGGCGAACGTCGTGCGATGGGAGAAGCGCACCCGCCTCTTCCTGCGTACGACGGAGTTCCTCTGGCAGGAGGGGCACACGGCCCATGCCACCGAAGAGGAGGCGATGGAGGAGACGCTGCGCATCCTGGACCTGTACACCGACTTCGCCGTGAACGAGGCGGCCGTCCCGGTCATCCCCGGCCAGAAGAGCGAGCGGGAGAAGTTCGCCGGCGCGGTGGCGAGCTACACCATCGAGGCGATGATGGGGAACGGCTGGGCGCTTCAGGCGGGCACCAGCCACTTCCTGGGACAGAATTTCGCTCGCGCGTTCGACATCAAATTCCTGGACCAGAACAACGAGCTGCAGTACGTGTGGACCACCAGCTGGGGGCTGAGCACGCGCTTCATCGGCGGGATCATCATGGTGCACGGGGACGACCAGGGGCTTATCCTGCCGCCGCGTCTGGCCCCCTATCAGGTGGTGATCGTCCCCATCTGGAGGAACGACGAGGAGCGTGCCACGGTGCTGGAGGCCGGGCAGAAGATCGCAGCCGAGCTCCTGGATGCCGACGTGCGGGTCCGGTTCGACGACCGAGATAATGTGTCGCCTGGCTTCAAGTTCAACGACTGGGAGATGCGCGGCGTGCCGTTGCGCATCGAGATCGGTCCCCGGGACGTGGAGCAGCGGCAGGTCGTGTTCGCCCGGCGCGATGTCCCGGGGCGGGAGGGGAAGCGGGTCGTCTCCCAGGACGGGCTGGTCGCCCAGGTCCAGGCGATGTTGGAGGCCATCCAGGCCACCCTGCTGGAGCGGGCCATCCGCTTCCGGGACGAGAACACCCATCGGGCCGAGAGCTACGGGGAGTTCAAGGAGATCCTGAAGACGCAGGGCGGGTTCATCCGGGTACACTGGGCCGGGACCAGCGAGGACGAGGATCGCATCAAGGAGGAGACCAAGGCGACGATCCGCTGCTTCCCGCTGGACGCGCCGGAGGGCCGGGGACGTTGCTTCTACACCGGACAGGAGACGGACCGCATCGCCATCTTCGCCCGGGCCTATTGA
- a CDS encoding sulfatase-like hydrolase/transferase, with amino-acid sequence MPPPNVLLITCDQLRKDALGCYGNDVIRTPHIDRLAERGVRFDQVFTASPVCAPNRGSIATGRFPSVHGLRRNGCVLPKGELTLMEVLRRRGYATYGVGKMHFGPQWRWIEDRPGATGDFDERWAVNPQPLPWEFPFYGFQQGMFTEDHRVGPYADYLRAHGLDPWADPHSFSYPQHITAPSVYPEEHHQTVWVADRSIEYLRSHPADRPFFLWTSFVHPHHPFTPPVPYDTLYDPTEMPLPVWDPGEVDGWPEAYRRKYLARQGSHEAIGMCDLTDADWRRIKAYYYGMISLIDKQIGRLMDELDRRGLLDRTIVVFTSDHGEMLGDHHLLFKGTHYDCVTNVPLIIARPGDPQGGQARHGIAQSVDIMPTILELTGTDVPEGVQGKSLVPMLADGKVELYREAFIEDPEMRRTVRTPTARLTWHGEGQRGELYDLTRDPHCLRNLWDRPEAADLQRQLMDRLVARMAENVDPLPPQVGLC; translated from the coding sequence ATGCCGCCACCCAACGTCCTCCTCATCACGTGCGATCAGCTCCGCAAGGACGCGTTGGGCTGCTACGGGAACGATGTGATCCGGACGCCGCACATCGACCGGCTGGCCGAACGCGGCGTCCGGTTCGATCAGGTGTTCACCGCCAGCCCGGTGTGCGCGCCCAACCGTGGGAGCATCGCCACGGGACGATTCCCATCCGTCCACGGCCTGCGGCGCAACGGATGCGTGCTGCCGAAGGGCGAGCTGACCCTGATGGAGGTGCTACGGCGGCGGGGATACGCGACCTACGGCGTGGGCAAGATGCACTTCGGCCCCCAGTGGCGCTGGATCGAGGACAGGCCCGGTGCTACCGGGGACTTCGACGAGCGCTGGGCGGTCAATCCCCAGCCGCTGCCATGGGAGTTCCCCTTCTACGGCTTCCAGCAGGGGATGTTCACCGAGGATCATCGCGTGGGCCCCTACGCCGACTACCTGAGGGCGCACGGCCTCGATCCCTGGGCTGATCCGCACAGCTTCTCCTATCCCCAACACATCACCGCCCCATCGGTCTATCCCGAGGAGCATCACCAGACGGTATGGGTCGCCGATCGATCCATCGAATACCTGCGGAGCCATCCGGCGGATCGCCCGTTCTTCCTGTGGACCTCGTTCGTCCACCCACACCACCCGTTCACGCCGCCGGTGCCCTACGACACCCTGTACGATCCGACCGAGATGCCGCTGCCGGTCTGGGACCCGGGTGAGGTGGACGGCTGGCCGGAGGCCTACCGGCGGAAGTACCTGGCACGCCAGGGCTCCCACGAGGCGATCGGCATGTGCGACCTGACGGACGCCGACTGGCGGCGGATCAAAGCCTACTACTACGGCATGATCAGCCTCATTGACAAGCAGATCGGCCGGCTGATGGATGAGCTGGACCGGCGCGGCCTATTGGATCGCACCATCGTCGTCTTCACCTCAGACCACGGCGAGATGCTCGGCGATCACCACCTGCTCTTCAAGGGCACGCACTACGACTGCGTGACGAACGTGCCTCTGATCATCGCCCGGCCGGGGGATCCGCAGGGCGGCCAGGCACGCCACGGCATCGCACAGTCCGTCGACATCATGCCCACGATCCTCGAGCTCACGGGCACGGACGTTCCCGAGGGGGTGCAGGGGAAGTCGCTGGTGCCCATGCTGGCCGACGGGAAAGTGGAGCTGTACCGGGAAGCCTTCATCGAGGACCCGGAGATGAGACGCACGGTGCGCACGCCCACGGCGCGACTCACCTGGCACGGAGAGGGGCAACGCGGCGAGCTGTACGACCTGACGCGCGATCCGCATTGCCTGCGTAACCTGTGGGATAGACCGGAAGCCGCTGATTTGCAGCGCCAGCTCATGGACCGCCTGGTGGCCCGTATGGCCGAGAACGTCGACCCTCTGCCGCCGCAGGTTGGCCTGTGCTGA
- a CDS encoding sulfatase-like hydrolase/transferase, with protein MNIILLISDTFRYDNLFDRAAMPVRTPELDRFAERAVSLSRLYTGSFPTIPHRTDLTTGRYGWPWYPWQDRRESSPNHIPEILRQTGYVSQLLCDCPHLFRSSFNVGFDGAHVLRGQEGDTYFLRMNHPIEHVMPPEKTRYGRHFQGRNLVDLARWTNRYWYREIDRFPPRTAELAVEWLEENYRFHPFFLWVDFFDPHEPWDPPEYMVKRYDPDYEGVPMLHPNYGKASDLTPEELRNLRAHYCAEAELVDRWVGRVLQKIDDLGLWDNSIVIFTTDHGISLGEHNRTGKSNINPGDERYWPLYPEIAHIPFLIAAPGLEGGRTVDALLQPADILPTLLDLAGVDATPPQPFHGRSFAPKLRGEPQPPLHEYVISASFLRLVDGSIPAEWVTPAVYTEKWAYVPVGADGERELYDLQADPYAEANVISEHPDVADDLHGKLLAWLREVEAPEEAIAVFQP; from the coding sequence ATGAACATCATCCTGCTCATCTCCGACACGTTTCGCTACGACAACCTGTTCGATCGGGCGGCCATGCCCGTGCGCACGCCCGAGCTGGACCGCTTCGCGGAGCGGGCCGTCAGCCTGTCACGCCTGTACACGGGCAGCTTCCCCACCATCCCTCATCGGACGGACCTGACCACCGGCCGATATGGCTGGCCCTGGTACCCCTGGCAGGACCGGCGGGAGAGCAGCCCGAATCACATCCCCGAGATCCTCCGCCAGACAGGCTACGTCTCCCAGCTCCTCTGCGACTGCCCGCATCTCTTCCGCAGCAGCTTCAACGTGGGCTTTGACGGGGCCCACGTGTTGCGTGGCCAGGAGGGCGACACCTACTTCCTGCGGATGAACCACCCCATCGAGCACGTCATGCCGCCGGAGAAAACGCGCTACGGGCGGCATTTCCAGGGACGCAACCTGGTCGACCTGGCCCGCTGGACGAACCGGTACTGGTATCGGGAGATCGATCGCTTCCCGCCGCGTACGGCGGAGCTGGCGGTGGAATGGCTGGAGGAGAACTATCGGTTCCATCCCTTCTTCCTGTGGGTCGACTTCTTCGATCCCCACGAACCATGGGATCCGCCGGAGTACATGGTGAAGCGCTATGATCCGGATTACGAGGGCGTGCCCATGCTCCACCCCAACTACGGGAAGGCCAGCGATCTGACCCCAGAGGAACTGAGGAATCTGCGCGCCCATTACTGCGCCGAGGCGGAGCTGGTCGATCGCTGGGTCGGCCGCGTGCTCCAGAAGATCGACGACCTGGGGCTGTGGGACAATTCAATCGTGATCTTCACCACCGATCACGGCATCAGCCTGGGCGAGCATAATCGGACGGGCAAGTCGAACATCAACCCCGGCGATGAACGATACTGGCCCCTTTACCCGGAGATCGCCCATATCCCCTTCCTGATCGCCGCGCCGGGGCTCGAGGGGGGCCGAACCGTCGACGCGCTGCTGCAGCCCGCCGACATCCTGCCCACGCTGCTGGATCTGGCAGGCGTCGACGCAACGCCCCCGCAGCCGTTCCACGGACGATCCTTCGCCCCCAAGCTGCGTGGGGAGCCTCAGCCCCCATTGCACGAGTACGTGATCTCAGCCTCGTTCCTCCGGCTTGTGGATGGGAGCATCCCCGCCGAATGGGTGACGCCGGCCGTGTACACGGAGAAATGGGCCTACGTCCCGGTCGGGGCGGACGGCGAACGCGAGCTATACGACCTCCAGGCCGACCCGTACGCTGAGGCGAACGTCATCTCCGAACACCCGGACGTCGCCGACGACCTGCACGGCAAGTTGCTCGCTTGGCTGCGGGAGGTCGAGGCCCCTGAGGAGGCCATCGCCGTTTTCCAGCCTTAG
- the rpsR gene encoding 30S ribosomal protein S18 produces MRTARPRRRYGRRRRVCAFCAEHVSYIDYKRPEVLSRYLSERGQIWPRRKTGLCSKHQRALAVAIKRARFLALLPFTWEHIRTVAKRQG; encoded by the coding sequence ATGCGTACGGCGCGCCCGCGAAGGCGCTATGGACGTCGAAGGCGAGTGTGCGCCTTCTGCGCGGAGCACGTCTCCTATATCGACTATAAGCGGCCCGAGGTCCTGAGCCGTTATCTCAGTGAGCGTGGTCAGATCTGGCCGCGCCGGAAGACCGGGCTGTGCTCCAAGCATCAGCGAGCTCTGGCGGTGGCGATCAAGCGAGCTCGCTTCCTGGCCCTGTTGCCTTTCACATGGGAACATATCCGCACGGTGGCGAAACGGCAAGGTTGA
- a CDS encoding single-stranded DNA-binding protein, with the protein MARGLNKVIIIGNLGRDPEMRYTPSGKPVTSFSVATSRSWVTADGERRDATEWFNVVAWGNLAEICNQYLRKGSRVYVEGHLQTRCWDDEQGQKHYRTELVANEMIMLDSRAPDADLGDDAGTPEAGT; encoded by the coding sequence ATGGCACGAGGACTGAACAAGGTCATCATCATAGGCAACCTGGGGCGGGATCCGGAGATGCGATACACGCCCAGCGGGAAGCCGGTTACCTCGTTCAGCGTGGCGACCAGCCGGAGCTGGGTCACTGCCGATGGCGAACGGCGAGACGCTACGGAGTGGTTCAACGTAGTAGCCTGGGGAAATCTGGCCGAGATCTGCAATCAATACCTGCGCAAGGGCTCCCGAGTGTATGTAGAGGGGCATCTCCAGACGCGCTGCTGGGATGACGAGCAGGGACAGAAGCACTACCGGACCGAACTGGTCGCCAACGAGATGATCATGTTGGACAGCCGGGCACCGGATGCGGATCTTGGGGACGATGCAGGCACCCCGGAAGCAGGTACCTGA
- the rpsF gene encoding 30S ribosomal protein S6, giving the protein MRDYEMVFILHPRLDEEGVASAIEQVTNWIVSSGGEVIETEPWGRRRLAYPIQKQLEGYYVVQRLRMAPEAVAELERNLRLSEDVMRHLIVRPGA; this is encoded by the coding sequence GTGAGAGACTATGAGATGGTTTTCATCCTCCACCCACGCCTGGATGAGGAGGGCGTGGCCTCTGCGATTGAGCAGGTGACCAATTGGATCGTCTCCAGCGGGGGCGAGGTGATCGAGACCGAGCCCTGGGGACGTAGGCGCCTGGCTTACCCCATCCAGAAGCAATTGGAGGGCTATTACGTTGTCCAGCGGCTGCGGATGGCTCCCGAGGCGGTAGCCGAGTTGGAGCGCAATCTGCGGCTCAGCGAAGATGTCATGCGCCACCTCATCGTTCGCCCAGGGGCTTGA